A window from Micromonospora profundi encodes these proteins:
- a CDS encoding acyl-CoA carboxylase subunit epsilon, with the protein MSADQPLFRVVRGVPTAEELAALVGAIVVRSRPSATPAPVATSAWARSGRPAARTTWRTAGLPR; encoded by the coding sequence ATGTCTGCTGACCAGCCACTGTTCCGGGTCGTCCGCGGCGTGCCAACCGCCGAGGAACTGGCCGCCCTGGTGGGGGCGATCGTCGTCCGCTCCCGCCCCTCCGCCACCCCCGCGCCGGTGGCCACGTCCGCCTGGGCGCGCAGCGGACGCCCGGCCGCCCGCACCACGTGGCGCACCGCCGGCCTCCCGCGCTGA
- a CDS encoding O-methyltransferase, whose product MTIKSIPLTDELHTYLVAHGAPPDEIIRDLAEETRSVLPDQATMQVAPEQAAFLTFLTRLLDVRQAVEVGTFTGLSSLAIARGLPDGGRLTCFDISEEFTGIARRYWARAGVQDRIDLRIGPAADRLRELPHERHLDFAFIDADKTGYPVYWAELVPRMRPGGVIAVDNVLRGGRVIAPQDESDRAIAAFNDEVLADVRVDPVMLPIADGLTLARVH is encoded by the coding sequence ATGACCATTAAGTCGATCCCGCTCACCGACGAGCTGCACACGTACCTGGTCGCGCACGGCGCCCCACCTGATGAGATCATCCGGGATCTGGCCGAGGAGACCCGGTCGGTGCTGCCGGACCAGGCGACCATGCAGGTGGCGCCGGAGCAGGCCGCGTTTCTGACCTTTCTGACCCGGCTGCTCGACGTACGGCAGGCGGTCGAGGTGGGTACGTTCACAGGGCTGTCGTCGCTGGCGATCGCCCGGGGTCTGCCCGACGGCGGACGGTTGACCTGCTTCGACATCTCCGAGGAGTTCACCGGCATCGCCCGGCGCTACTGGGCTCGGGCCGGCGTGCAGGACCGGATCGACCTGCGGATCGGCCCGGCCGCCGACCGGCTGCGGGAGTTGCCGCACGAGCGTCACCTGGACTTCGCGTTCATCGACGCGGACAAGACGGGGTACCCGGTCTACTGGGCGGAGTTGGTGCCGCGGATGCGCCCCGGCGGGGTGATCGCTGTGGACAATGTGCTGCGCGGCGGCCGGGTGATCGCCCCGCAGGACGAAAGCGACAGGGCCATCGCCGCCTTCAACGACGAGGTCCTCGCCGACGTACGGGTGGACCCGGTGATGCTGCCGATCGCGGACGGCCTGACTCTCGCCCGGGTGCACTGA
- a CDS encoding ABC transporter permease: MKLARDTWLIFERQTQLLLRNPVWVFVGVFQPVMYLLLFAPLLKPALNAPTQAAAYKIFVPGLLVLLAIFGGLFQGFGLIAELRAGIIERSRVTPISRLALLLGRSLRDVVSLLVQAVIITLLALLFDLRVFIGDLLLAYLMLALIALMTSAVSYGVALKVKSEDALAPLMNTVAQPVLLLSGILLPLTFAPGWLQGIADWNPFSWAVDGTRALFAGDLGSDKVWQGLAITAVLAALGVFWAARQFARSVR; the protein is encoded by the coding sequence ATGAAACTCGCCCGTGACACGTGGCTGATCTTCGAACGACAGACCCAACTCCTGCTGCGCAACCCGGTCTGGGTCTTCGTCGGCGTGTTCCAGCCGGTGATGTACCTGCTGCTCTTTGCCCCGCTGCTCAAGCCGGCACTCAACGCGCCCACCCAGGCCGCCGCCTACAAGATCTTCGTACCGGGCCTGCTGGTGCTGCTTGCCATCTTCGGCGGCCTGTTCCAGGGCTTCGGCCTGATCGCCGAGCTGCGCGCCGGCATCATCGAACGCTCCCGGGTCACCCCGATCAGCCGGCTCGCCCTGCTGCTCGGTCGTTCGCTGCGCGACGTGGTCTCGCTGCTCGTGCAGGCCGTCATCATCACCCTGCTGGCGCTCCTGTTCGACCTGCGGGTGTTCATCGGTGACCTGCTGCTGGCGTACCTGATGCTCGCCCTGATCGCCCTCATGACCTCGGCCGTCTCGTACGGCGTCGCGCTCAAGGTCAAGAGCGAGGACGCCCTCGCCCCGCTGATGAACACAGTGGCGCAGCCCGTGCTGCTGCTCTCCGGCATCCTGCTGCCGCTGACCTTCGCACCCGGCTGGTTGCAGGGCATCGCCGACTGGAACCCGTTCTCCTGGGCTGTCGACGGCACCCGGGCGCTGTTCGCCGGTGACCTGGGCAGCGACAAGGTCTGGCAGGGCCTTGCCATCACCGCCGTACTCGCAGCCCTTGGCGTCTTTTGGGCAGCCCGCCAGTTCGCCCGCAGCGTCCGCTGA
- a CDS encoding ATP-binding cassette domain-containing protein: MIETRGLRKSFRSRAGRETKTVDAVRGVDLKVAEGEIFGFLGPNGAGKTTTLRMLATLIEPDGGDATIAGADLRKSPAEVRRRIGYVPQGGSTWDESTAREELVLHARMYGISKADAQRRAARALAAFQLTEYADRNCKTYSGGQRRRVEIALGIIHEPKIVFLDEPTTGLDPQSRAHMWDEIRRLRSDGMTVFITTHYLDEADALCDRIAIMDNGEVVAEGTPAELKREISGDVVLVGLDLAATPQAAQALDGEPYVNKLETADEGSLRLYVDEGATVIPQVLRRLDHAGLELRSIELHRPSLDDVFLTKTGRSLRES, encoded by the coding sequence ATGATCGAGACCAGGGGGCTGCGGAAGTCGTTCCGCTCCCGCGCGGGTCGAGAGACGAAGACGGTGGACGCCGTACGCGGTGTCGACCTCAAGGTCGCCGAGGGCGAGATATTCGGCTTCCTCGGCCCCAACGGTGCCGGCAAGACCACCACCCTGCGGATGCTCGCCACGCTCATCGAGCCCGACGGCGGCGACGCCACGATCGCCGGCGCCGACCTGCGGAAATCTCCCGCCGAGGTGCGCCGCCGGATCGGCTACGTCCCGCAGGGCGGCAGCACCTGGGACGAGTCCACCGCCCGCGAGGAGTTGGTGCTGCACGCCCGGATGTACGGCATCAGCAAGGCCGACGCGCAGCGCCGCGCCGCTCGCGCGCTTGCCGCCTTCCAACTGACCGAGTACGCCGACCGCAATTGCAAGACCTACTCCGGCGGCCAGCGGCGGCGTGTGGAGATCGCGCTCGGCATCATCCACGAGCCGAAGATCGTCTTCCTGGACGAGCCGACGACCGGCCTCGACCCGCAGAGCCGCGCGCACATGTGGGACGAGATCCGGCGGCTGCGCAGCGACGGCATGACGGTCTTCATCACCACGCACTACCTCGACGAGGCCGACGCGCTCTGCGACCGCATCGCGATCATGGACAACGGCGAGGTCGTCGCCGAGGGCACCCCCGCCGAGCTCAAGCGCGAGATCTCCGGCGACGTGGTGCTCGTCGGACTCGACCTGGCCGCCACACCGCAGGCCGCCCAGGCGCTCGACGGCGAGCCGTACGTCAACAAGCTGGAGACCGCCGACGAGGGCAGCCTGCGTCTCTACGTCGACGAGGGTGCCACCGTCATTCCGCAGGTGCTGCGCCGACTCGACCACGCCGGGCTGGAGCTGCGCTCGATCGAGCTGCACCGCCCCAGCCTGGACGATGTCTTCCTGACCAAGACCGGCCGCTCGCTGCGCGAGTCCTGA
- the mycP gene encoding type VII secretion-associated serine protease mycosin: MATSQAATLSGSPGSVRTDQWHLTSLAADQALEVSQGSGVIVAIPDTGVYPHPDLVRNLLPGIDIVSGGTGDGKGDQNSHGTGMAGLIAAHGQNNDQGARGIAPEAKILPVMSSTSDNRSSSDDLAKAIEYAISSGADIINISSAGSSSPRLRSAIRAAISSNILVVAAAGNRPTDSEVGYPASEEGVLAVGGVDRRGNHAAIAVTGSEIDVVAPAVDIYSTSINGKYRKGTGTSDATAIVAGAAALIRSKYPHLPAQEVAHRLTATAIDKGPPGRDDEYGYGVIDLVAALTADVPPLGFESVSAPAGGGASTTAAAQPGDDGPATMRGLVTLGVIVAAGVAWVMVLRRRRRGDDPPPRISR, encoded by the coding sequence ATTGCGACTTCGCAAGCTGCGACACTCTCCGGCAGCCCCGGATCAGTTCGGACAGATCAATGGCACTTAACGTCGCTTGCGGCCGACCAGGCGCTCGAAGTCAGTCAAGGAAGCGGAGTTATAGTGGCAATACCCGACACGGGCGTCTATCCACATCCTGACTTGGTGCGGAACCTTCTTCCGGGAATCGACATTGTCAGCGGCGGAACCGGGGATGGTAAAGGCGACCAGAATAGCCATGGCACCGGCATGGCAGGGCTTATCGCTGCGCATGGGCAAAACAACGATCAGGGCGCCCGTGGAATCGCTCCGGAAGCCAAGATCCTGCCAGTCATGTCATCTACTTCCGATAACCGAAGTAGCTCGGATGACTTGGCCAAGGCGATAGAATATGCTATATCCTCAGGCGCGGACATCATCAACATTTCAAGTGCAGGTAGTTCAAGCCCTCGCCTCAGGAGTGCGATCAGGGCAGCAATATCCTCAAATATTCTTGTTGTGGCCGCTGCGGGCAACCGCCCAACCGACTCAGAGGTTGGCTATCCAGCAAGCGAAGAAGGCGTCCTCGCCGTGGGCGGAGTCGACAGAAGGGGAAATCACGCGGCGATCGCAGTTACTGGGTCGGAGATTGATGTTGTTGCGCCGGCTGTTGATATTTACAGTACGAGCATCAACGGCAAGTACCGCAAAGGCACCGGCACCTCTGACGCGACGGCGATTGTCGCCGGGGCGGCGGCGCTGATCAGGTCGAAGTATCCGCACCTTCCCGCGCAGGAGGTAGCGCACCGGCTCACCGCTACCGCCATCGACAAGGGTCCGCCCGGGCGGGACGACGAGTACGGGTATGGGGTAATCGACCTAGTGGCAGCGCTGACGGCAGACGTACCCCCACTGGGGTTTGAATCGGTGAGCGCTCCGGCCGGGGGCGGGGCGAGTACGACGGCCGCTGCCCAGCCGGGTGATGACGGCCCAGCGACCATGCGTGGCCTGGTCACTCTCGGCGTGATCGTGGCCGCCGGTGTCGCATGGGTGATGGTGCTGCGCCGTCGGCGTCGTGGCGACGATCCGCCGCCGAGGATCAGTCGCTGA
- a CDS encoding Maf family protein, whose product MSDSLPLRLVLASASPARRKSLQAAGIEPDVLVSGVDESVVVTDRAEDLCLELARLKAQAVLTRLSPSTPPTSPSPGTDPGLSASPDPGLSAGPVTSTSTSTSTSTSTSTNQRTLVIGCDSVLAFDGEILGKPADPADATRRWQRMRGRSGVLHSGHCLIDMAAGRRAEAVASTTVHFADISDDEIAAYVASGEPLAVAGAFTIDGLGGPFVERIEGDPGTVVGLSMPLLRRLLAELGLQITDLWTKVAPGGQSVEPLGNVRS is encoded by the coding sequence GTGTCTGATTCTCTGCCGCTCCGTCTTGTGCTCGCTTCGGCCAGCCCTGCCCGTCGCAAGTCGCTCCAGGCCGCCGGTATTGAGCCGGATGTGCTGGTCAGCGGGGTCGACGAGTCGGTGGTGGTGACCGACCGGGCCGAGGATCTGTGCCTGGAGTTGGCACGCCTCAAGGCGCAGGCGGTGTTGACCAGGCTGAGCCCGTCCACCCCGCCCACCAGCCCCAGCCCTGGCACCGACCCCGGCCTCAGCGCCAGCCCGGACCCCGGCCTCAGCGCCGGCCCCGTCACCAGCACCAGCACCAGCACCAGCACCAGCACCAGCACCAGCACCAACCAGCGGACGCTGGTGATCGGGTGTGACTCGGTGCTCGCGTTCGACGGGGAGATCCTCGGCAAGCCTGCCGATCCGGCGGACGCCACCCGGCGCTGGCAGCGGATGCGAGGGCGCAGCGGGGTCCTGCACAGCGGGCACTGCCTGATCGACATGGCGGCCGGGCGACGCGCGGAGGCAGTCGCTTCGACCACTGTCCACTTCGCTGACATCAGCGACGACGAGATCGCCGCGTACGTCGCCAGTGGGGAGCCGCTGGCGGTGGCCGGCGCGTTCACCATCGACGGGTTGGGTGGGCCGTTCGTGGAGCGGATCGAGGGTGATCCCGGGACGGTCGTCGGCCTGTCGATGCCGTTGCTGCGTCGTCTTCTCGCCGAGTTGGGCCTACAGATCACCGACTTGTGGACAAAGGTCGCGCCGGGCGGTCAATCGGTCGAGCCGCTCGGTAACGTCCGGTCATGA
- a CDS encoding GuaB1 family IMP dehydrogenase-related protein, whose product MRFLHGAAPAHDLTYTDVFMAPARSDLGSRLDVDLSTGDGTGTTIPLVVSNMTAVAGRRMAETVARRGAITVIPQDIPIEVVANVVAWVKQRHLVYDTPITLGPTETVGDAIHLLPKRAHGAVIVVDEAGRPVGVVTEADTVGVDRFAQLRHVMSTALHTVPADADPRTGFDLLSAGRRRLAPVVDADGRLVGVLTRQGALRATLYTPAVDDQGRLRIAAAVGINGDVTGKARALLEAGVDTLVVDTAHGHQERMISALRAVRKLDPGVPVAAGNVVTAEGVRDLVEAGADIIKVGVGPGAMCTTRMMTGVGRPQFSAVLDCSAAARALGRHVWADGGVRHPRDVALALAAGASNVMIGSWFAGTCESPGDLYTEADGRRYKESFGMASARAVSARTADDSAYDRARKAVFEEGISSARMYLDPARPGVEDLIDEIIAGVRSAFTYAGARNLEQFHERAIVGVQSAAGFTEGMPLPTSW is encoded by the coding sequence GTGCGTTTCCTTCACGGCGCGGCCCCCGCGCACGACCTGACCTACACCGACGTCTTCATGGCGCCGGCCCGCTCCGACCTCGGATCCCGCCTCGACGTCGACCTGTCCACCGGTGACGGCACCGGCACCACGATTCCGCTCGTGGTGTCGAACATGACGGCTGTCGCCGGGCGGCGGATGGCCGAGACGGTGGCCCGGCGGGGCGCGATCACGGTGATCCCGCAGGACATCCCGATCGAGGTGGTCGCGAACGTCGTCGCCTGGGTCAAGCAGCGCCACCTGGTCTACGACACGCCAATCACCCTCGGCCCGACCGAGACCGTCGGAGATGCCATCCACCTGCTGCCGAAGCGTGCGCACGGCGCGGTGATCGTGGTCGACGAGGCGGGGCGACCGGTGGGTGTGGTCACCGAGGCGGACACGGTGGGCGTGGACCGGTTCGCCCAACTGCGGCACGTGATGTCCACAGCGCTGCACACCGTCCCGGCGGACGCGGACCCGCGTACCGGCTTCGACCTGCTCTCCGCAGGCCGGCGCCGTCTCGCCCCCGTGGTGGACGCCGACGGCCGGCTGGTCGGGGTGCTGACCCGGCAGGGCGCGCTGCGCGCCACCCTCTACACGCCGGCGGTGGACGACCAGGGCCGGCTGCGCATCGCCGCGGCGGTCGGGATCAACGGGGACGTCACCGGCAAGGCCCGCGCCCTGCTGGAGGCAGGGGTGGACACGCTTGTCGTGGACACCGCGCACGGCCACCAGGAGCGGATGATCTCGGCGCTGCGGGCGGTCCGGAAGCTGGACCCGGGCGTCCCGGTGGCGGCCGGCAACGTGGTCACCGCCGAGGGGGTACGCGACCTGGTCGAGGCGGGCGCCGACATCATCAAGGTCGGCGTCGGGCCGGGTGCCATGTGTACGACCCGGATGATGACCGGTGTGGGCCGCCCGCAGTTCTCCGCAGTGCTCGACTGCTCGGCGGCGGCCCGGGCGCTGGGTCGGCACGTGTGGGCCGACGGCGGCGTACGGCACCCGCGCGACGTGGCGCTGGCGCTCGCGGCCGGCGCGTCGAACGTGATGATCGGCTCGTGGTTCGCCGGCACCTGCGAGTCGCCCGGTGACCTGTACACCGAGGCCGACGGTCGACGGTACAAGGAGAGCTTCGGGATGGCCTCGGCGCGCGCGGTCAGCGCCCGTACCGCCGACGACAGCGCGTACGACCGGGCCCGCAAGGCGGTGTTCGAGGAGGGCATCTCGTCGGCCCGCATGTATCTGGACCCGGCCCGGCCCGGCGTCGAGGACCTGATCGACGAGATCATCGCCGGGGTGCGCAGCGCCTTCACCTACGCGGGGGCACGGAACCTGGAGCAGTTCCACGAGCGGGCGATCGTCGGCGTGCAGAGCGCCGCCGGCTTCACCGAGGGAATGCCGCTGCCCACGAGCTGGTAA
- a CDS encoding PadR family transcriptional regulator → MMILGLVRWMQPVHGYDVRRELLSWGADKWANVQPGSIYHALRKLTEEGLLRAVATEQVGARPARTTYEVTTKGDDEFETLLRNLWWGLSEPLDPFSAAFSFLPAMPRSEAAAALRNRANLLRANVASMRASIESDWIRNAKPVHVSWMFELWAARAEAELSWCERIAERVESGVSYLPAELESAEGWPGWRDGEERPDPNAH, encoded by the coding sequence ATGATGATTCTCGGCCTGGTGCGGTGGATGCAGCCCGTGCACGGCTACGACGTGCGCCGTGAGCTGCTGAGCTGGGGTGCCGACAAGTGGGCGAACGTGCAGCCCGGCTCGATCTACCACGCCCTGCGCAAGCTCACCGAGGAAGGGTTGCTGCGGGCGGTGGCTACCGAGCAGGTCGGTGCCCGCCCGGCGCGTACGACCTATGAGGTGACCACCAAGGGTGACGACGAGTTCGAGACGTTGCTGCGCAACCTGTGGTGGGGCCTCTCGGAGCCGCTGGACCCGTTCTCGGCGGCGTTCTCCTTCCTGCCGGCGATGCCGCGCTCCGAGGCGGCGGCTGCCCTGCGTAACCGTGCCAACCTGCTGCGCGCCAACGTCGCCTCGATGCGTGCCTCGATCGAGTCGGACTGGATCCGCAACGCCAAGCCGGTGCATGTCAGTTGGATGTTCGAGCTCTGGGCCGCGCGCGCCGAGGCGGAGCTGAGCTGGTGCGAGCGGATCGCGGAAAGAGTGGAGTCCGGAGTGTCGTACCTACCTGCTGAGCTGGAGAGCGCGGAGGGTTGGCCAGGGTGGAGAGACGGCGAAGAGCGCCCCGATCCCAACGCGCATTAA
- a CDS encoding serine/threonine-protein kinase, whose translation MSNALPQLVADRYRLLSPLGQGGMGRVWKARDEVLHRDVAIKELVPPPGLTDEERREMRERSLREARAIARLNHVNVVRIFDVLRTDGDPWIVMEYVASKSLQDTLAEDGPVTPARAVEIGLGVLGALNAAHKAGVMHRDVKPGNVLLGDDGRVVLTDFGLATIPGDPNVTRTGMVLGSPAYISPERAREGTAGPEADLWSLGATLYAAVEGKSPYARPSAIATLAALATEPMPPPKNAGPLKPVLNGLLRKDPNERITAEVAERMLRRAGGRRSRGISLLDGVRRPGPNGPREPRPPHVPVPRPAEDTADRSVSPPVAAAATSAAAAAAADASPTAVVGSGADADPTALVPAEPTATIAGPAAAEADPTEKVAASGDTTGVGTSYDDEPTAVDGSPVAPEQRKRSTPTSVMPPVGPAGRAAVPPSTGDKPSNTRRNLLIGAVVALLLIALVVIVPRLGSGDDNETPQAEPTGAAAATSAPAPTSAPAVPPPTSAAPSPTASATPSVDPNALPAGWKLHKDPAGFTLPIPDGWVRKQVDGSTVVFDEANGPGELLVQWTSTPKNDAYKDWQSIEPDRRKFVNNYQNLGIKRCNFWKTCADWEWLETRDGQRIHVRNRGFVTASNRGYALRWEIAEKDWQANLPNFDRIAAGFVPDRRD comes from the coding sequence ATGTCGAACGCGCTTCCCCAACTCGTCGCTGACCGATACCGGCTTCTGTCGCCGCTCGGCCAGGGTGGCATGGGCCGGGTGTGGAAGGCGCGCGACGAGGTGTTGCACCGGGACGTCGCGATCAAGGAGTTGGTGCCGCCGCCGGGCCTCACCGACGAGGAACGCCGCGAGATGCGGGAGCGTTCGCTGCGTGAGGCGCGGGCGATCGCCCGGCTCAACCACGTCAACGTGGTGCGCATTTTCGACGTGCTGCGCACGGATGGCGACCCGTGGATCGTCATGGAGTACGTGGCGTCGAAGTCGTTGCAGGACACTCTCGCCGAGGACGGCCCGGTCACGCCGGCCCGCGCGGTCGAGATCGGGCTCGGCGTGCTGGGTGCGCTCAACGCGGCCCACAAGGCGGGCGTCATGCACCGCGACGTCAAGCCCGGCAACGTGCTGCTCGGGGACGACGGCCGGGTCGTGTTGACCGATTTCGGTCTCGCCACCATCCCGGGCGACCCCAACGTGACCCGCACCGGAATGGTGCTCGGTTCGCCTGCGTACATCTCTCCGGAACGCGCCCGGGAGGGCACCGCCGGGCCGGAGGCCGACCTGTGGTCGTTGGGCGCGACGCTGTACGCGGCGGTGGAGGGCAAGTCGCCGTACGCGCGGCCGTCGGCGATCGCCACGCTTGCCGCGTTGGCCACCGAGCCGATGCCGCCGCCGAAGAACGCCGGCCCGCTCAAGCCGGTGCTCAACGGGCTGCTGCGCAAGGATCCGAACGAGCGGATCACCGCCGAGGTGGCGGAGCGGATGCTGCGCCGCGCCGGTGGCAGGCGGTCGCGCGGGATCTCACTGCTTGATGGCGTACGCCGGCCGGGGCCGAACGGTCCGCGCGAGCCGCGCCCGCCGCACGTGCCGGTGCCTCGGCCCGCCGAGGACACCGCTGACCGGTCGGTGTCGCCGCCGGTCGCCGCTGCTGCGACGTCCGCCGCCGCGGCCGCGGCTGCCGATGCCTCGCCGACGGCCGTCGTCGGGTCCGGTGCGGACGCCGACCCGACGGCCCTGGTGCCGGCGGAGCCGACCGCGACGATCGCCGGCCCGGCCGCCGCCGAGGCCGATCCGACGGAGAAGGTCGCGGCCTCGGGCGACACGACCGGTGTCGGTACGTCGTACGACGACGAGCCGACAGCCGTTGACGGCTCACCGGTGGCACCGGAGCAGCGCAAGCGGTCGACGCCAACCTCGGTGATGCCTCCGGTCGGTCCGGCGGGGCGCGCGGCGGTGCCGCCCTCGACGGGTGACAAGCCGAGCAACACCCGGCGCAATCTGCTGATCGGGGCCGTGGTGGCCCTGCTGCTCATCGCTCTCGTGGTGATAGTGCCGCGGCTCGGCAGCGGGGACGACAACGAGACACCGCAGGCTGAGCCGACCGGGGCCGCCGCCGCGACGTCCGCACCGGCGCCGACGTCGGCTCCCGCCGTGCCGCCGCCCACAAGCGCAGCGCCCAGTCCGACGGCATCGGCCACCCCGTCGGTCGACCCGAACGCCCTGCCGGCGGGTTGGAAGCTGCACAAGGACCCGGCCGGCTTCACTCTGCCGATCCCGGACGGATGGGTGCGTAAGCAGGTCGACGGCAGCACTGTCGTCTTCGACGAGGCCAATGGGCCGGGTGAGCTGCTGGTGCAGTGGACCTCGACGCCGAAGAACGACGCCTACAAGGACTGGCAGAGTATCGAGCCGGACCGCAGGAAGTTCGTGAACAACTACCAGAATCTCGGCATCAAGCGCTGCAACTTCTGGAAGACCTGCGCCGACTGGGAGTGGCTGGAGACCCGCGACGGGCAGCGGATCCACGTCCGTAACCGTGGGTTCGTGACGGCCAGCAACCGGGGCTACGCCCTGCGGTGGGAGATCGCGGAGAAGGACTGGCAGGCCAACCTGCCGAACTTCGACCGGATAGCCGCGGGCTTCGTGCCCGACCGCAGGGACTGA
- a CDS encoding acetyl/propionyl/methylcrotonyl-CoA carboxylase subunit alpha, translating into MRKVLIANRGEIAVRVVRACRDAGLSSVAVYADSDRDALHATLADEAFALGGDSATDTYLRIDKLLDVAARAGADAVHPGYGFLSENADFAQAVMDAGLTWIGPTPQAIRDLGDKVTARHIAQRAGAPLVPGTPDPVASPDEVMAFAVDHGLPVAIKAAFGGGGRGLKVARTMEEIPQLFESATREAVAAFGRGECFVERYLDKPRHVEAQVLADQHGNVIVVGTRDCSLQRRHQKLVEEAPAPFLTDAQRAQIHDSAKAICREAGYHGAGTVEYLVGVDGTISFLEVNTRLQVEHPVTEETAGIDLVREQFRIADGEKLRITEDPAPRGHSIEFRINGEDPGRNFLPAPGTVTALRLPSGPGVRVDTGISAGDVIGGNFDSLLAKVIITGETRTEALERARRALDEMVLDGMATALPFHRLVVRDEAFTAEPFSVHTRWIETEFDNTVPPFAAAAGAAEAPAERETVVVEVGGKRLEVSLPAGFGGGTAAAAPAARKPTRRGGGAKGGAAVGGDALTSPMQGTIVKIAVADGDTVAEGDLVVVLEAMKMEQPLHAHKAGTVSGLSAEVGAVITAGAPICTIA; encoded by the coding sequence GTGCGCAAGGTACTCATTGCCAACCGCGGAGAGATCGCTGTCCGGGTTGTCCGCGCCTGCCGTGACGCCGGCCTGAGCAGTGTCGCGGTGTACGCGGACTCCGACCGCGACGCCCTGCACGCCACTCTGGCCGACGAGGCGTTCGCCCTCGGCGGGGACAGCGCGACCGACACGTACCTGCGCATCGACAAGCTGCTCGACGTCGCCGCACGGGCCGGCGCTGACGCCGTACACCCGGGTTATGGCTTTCTCAGCGAGAACGCCGACTTCGCCCAGGCGGTCATGGACGCCGGGCTCACCTGGATCGGCCCCACCCCGCAGGCGATCCGCGACCTGGGCGACAAGGTCACCGCGCGGCACATCGCCCAGCGGGCGGGCGCTCCGCTCGTGCCCGGCACCCCCGACCCGGTGGCCAGCCCCGACGAGGTGATGGCGTTCGCCGTGGACCACGGCCTGCCGGTCGCGATCAAGGCCGCCTTCGGTGGCGGCGGGCGCGGGCTCAAGGTGGCCCGCACCATGGAGGAGATCCCGCAACTCTTCGAGTCGGCCACCCGGGAGGCGGTCGCGGCGTTCGGCCGGGGCGAGTGCTTCGTCGAGCGGTACCTGGACAAGCCGCGGCACGTCGAGGCGCAGGTCCTCGCCGACCAGCACGGCAACGTGATCGTGGTGGGCACCCGCGACTGCTCGTTGCAGCGACGCCACCAGAAGCTTGTCGAGGAGGCACCCGCGCCGTTCCTCACCGACGCCCAGCGGGCGCAGATCCACGACAGCGCCAAGGCAATCTGCCGCGAAGCCGGCTACCACGGTGCCGGCACCGTGGAATACCTGGTCGGCGTGGACGGAACCATCTCCTTCCTGGAGGTCAACACCCGGCTCCAGGTCGAGCACCCGGTCACCGAGGAGACCGCAGGCATCGACCTGGTCCGCGAGCAGTTCCGCATCGCCGACGGCGAGAAGCTGCGGATCACCGAGGACCCGGCGCCGCGCGGGCACTCGATCGAGTTCCGGATCAACGGCGAGGACCCGGGCCGCAACTTCCTGCCCGCGCCTGGCACTGTCACGGCGCTGCGCCTGCCCAGCGGCCCGGGGGTGCGTGTCGACACCGGCATCTCGGCCGGCGACGTGATCGGCGGCAACTTCGACTCGCTGCTCGCCAAGGTGATCATCACAGGTGAGACGCGGACCGAGGCGCTGGAGCGCGCCCGCCGCGCACTTGACGAGATGGTGCTCGACGGGATGGCCACCGCACTGCCGTTCCACCGGCTCGTGGTGCGCGACGAGGCGTTCACCGCCGAGCCGTTCAGCGTGCACACCCGGTGGATCGAGACCGAGTTCGACAACACGGTGCCGCCGTTCGCCGCCGCTGCCGGCGCCGCCGAGGCGCCGGCCGAACGCGAGACCGTCGTGGTCGAGGTCGGCGGCAAGCGCCTCGAGGTCAGCCTCCCCGCCGGCTTCGGCGGGGGTACGGCCGCAGCCGCGCCCGCTGCCCGCAAGCCGACCCGTCGTGGCGGTGGTGCCAAGGGTGGCGCAGCGGTCGGCGGTGACGCGCTCACCTCGCCCATGCAGGGCACGATCGTCAAGATCGCGGTGGCGGACGGCGACACGGTGGCCGAGGGTGACCTGGTCGTGGTGCTGGAGGCCATGAAGATGGAGCAGCCGCTGCACGCCCACAAGGCGGGCACTGTCAGCGGGCTCAGCGCCGAGGTGGGCGCGGTCATCACCGCCGGTGCCCCGATCTGCACCATCGCCTGA